Within the candidate division WOR-3 bacterium genome, the region AATCGGTCGGTTGTGGGTAAGATAAAATGAAACAATCTTTTTGAGTTTTGTTCTTACCTCACAATCATCTTTTGTCAACGGTTCGTCCGCAATATTGGCACTGGTCATTACCAAATATGGAACTTTTTCCAGGAGCATGTAATGAACCGGAGTGTAAGGCAACATGACCCCCAAGTATGGATTATTCGGTGCCACATCTTCACATACCGAACTCTTTTTTTTCGCTAAAAGCATTATCGGGGCTATTGAGGATTTAATGACCGCTTTTTCCTCTTTTGATATTCTCACAATTCGGTTGAGATTTTCTTCTAAAGTCATGATAGCAAATGGCTTGGTCGGTCGGTTTTTTAAAAAACGCAGTCGGCGCACGGCAGCGCGATTTGTCGCATCACAGGCAATGTGAAAACCACCGATACCTTTCAAGGCAATGATTTTCCCTTTTTTTAAAAGTTTTATCGCTGCACCAATGGGGTCATCTGTCATAATTTTTTCCCCATCAATTTTATATAAAGAAAATTGGGGACCACACTGGAAACAACAATCAGGCTGGGCATGGAAACGTCGGTCATTAACATCCTCAAATTCTTTTTTGCACTCCGGACACATCTTAAATTCTTTCATCGCCGTTGCCTTCCGGTCATAGGGAGTATCATAGATGATTGAGTAACGTGGGCCACAATTCGTGCAATTGATAAACGGAAATCTAAAGCGTCGGTCATGGGGATTATAGAATTCTTTTAAGCAATCCTTACAGGTGGCAATGTCTGGAGAAATTTGGGTAAAGCCTTCCGCATGTCGGCTGGTTTTAATTATAAATTTTTTTTCTCCTTTCACGGGTATTGCGCGGACGTTCACCTGTTCCACAACTGCTGCTACAGGTTTTTCAGTAGAAAGCCTTTTCAAAAAATCTTTTATGTCTTTGGTATTACCCTCAATTTCAATCTCCACCCCATACGAGGTATTACGGACAAACCCTCCCAGGTGGAGAGATTGTGCCAAACGATAAACAAAAGGCCGAAATCCTACGCCCTGAACAATTCCTTTGACTTGGATGAAGATGCGCGGCATCGCCCCTTAGAAGCTATCTTTTCTTCGCCAGTTCTTTTTTAAGAAAGTTGACTATCCGGTCGAATCCTTTGCCGGTGCGGGCTGATACCTCAAAGATTACCGCCTTAGGATTCTTCTCCCGGATATGCGCACGAGCCTTTTTAAGTTTAAAATCCAGATAGGGCAATAGGTCCACCTTATTGATGATTACGACTTTTGCCAGATGAAATAACAATGGATACTTGATTGGTTTATCATCGCCTTCAGGGGTGGAAAGAATGGCAATCTTATAATCCTCACCAATCTCAAATTCCGCCGGGCAGACTAAATTTCCTACATTTTCCACCAAAATCAAGTCATAAGGTCTTTTGATTTTGGGGAGTGCCTGAGCAATCATGAATGCATCTAAGTGACACTCGGTGAGTGTATTGATTTGAATAGTATCAATCCCCAGTTTACTCAGCCTTTCACTATCAAGGGAACCTTTTATGTCCCCTTCAATCACCAGAATCCGCCATTGGGTTTTTAATCTTTTAACGATATTCTCAATGACCGAGGTTTTACCCGAACCCGGTGAACCAATGATATTCAAAACCAGACTATGTGCTTGGTCAAAAAATTTTCTATTCTCCTTAGCCCTTTCCTGATTTGATACCAGAACGGGCTTTAAAACTTCAAATTTCATATTTTGCCTCCTTCTTCATTCGCCTTCGATTGATTCCACATAAAATTCCCGACCCGAAATGACTTCGATCTCCGGGCTGGCACACTCTGGACAGACAAAAAGAGGTTCTTCAATCTCTTTTTCCAAATCACAGGACCCGCATTTTATTTTTATCGGGGTCTCAAGAAATTCCAGTCTTGCATTTTCACAACGGGTGCCTGTTTTGAGATAACCAAAATAAAAATTTATCGCCTCCGGTGAAAAACCGGTGAACTTCCCTATTCTAATTTTTATCACCTTAATCTGGTTTAGCTGGTGCTTCTGGGCTTCTTGATGGCAAAGTTCAACAAGCGCCCGGGTTACGTTGTATTCGTGCATAATCCTTGTCCACCAATAAAAATTTATTTAACAATGGCAAATTTACACACTTTTTTGTTGTCGTTTGTCTTCACAAGGGCAAAATATAGACCACTGGCGATTTCACCAGGAATACGCCAGAGCACTTCACCCAGAGGATTGGGGCTAAGATCTTGAGCAATTTTCCTCCCGGTGACAGAATAGATATCAACCGTAGCATACTTGGGAAGATTTTTTATCCGCATTATCGAACCTTTAATCACTGGATTAGGGTAGAGCAAAATACTATCCGGGACCAATGTATCAGGCTGAATGATTTCTAATTTAAGCAAGCCGGTCTCACCGCCCAACCAGATACAGGAACGAATTGGATCATAAAAGAAACCCTGCACTTGAATGATTTCATTGCTCAGCGGTAAGAATTCGATATTCACACCCAATTCTTCGAAAGTAAATCTTTTCAACACTTGATAATTAACATCATACGCATATACCCCATTACTAGCCATTATCCATACCCTTCCAGCGCCATCGGCCAGGACATCGTAAATTTGTCCATTA harbors:
- the hypB gene encoding hydrogenase nickel incorporation protein HypB, with translation MKFEVLKPVLVSNQERAKENRKFFDQAHSLVLNIIGSPGSGKTSVIENIVKRLKTQWRILVIEGDIKGSLDSERLSKLGIDTIQINTLTECHLDAFMIAQALPKIKRPYDLILVENVGNLVCPAEFEIGEDYKIAILSTPEGDDKPIKYPLLFHLAKVVIINKVDLLPYLDFKLKKARAHIREKNPKAVIFEVSARTGKGFDRIVNFLKKELAKKR
- the hypA gene encoding hydrogenase maturation nickel metallochaperone HypA, which translates into the protein MHEYNVTRALVELCHQEAQKHQLNQIKVIKIRIGKFTGFSPEAINFYFGYLKTGTRCENARLEFLETPIKIKCGSCDLEKEIEEPLFVCPECASPEIEVISGREFYVESIEGE